From Paenibacillus sp. GP183, one genomic window encodes:
- a CDS encoding polysaccharide deacetylase family protein, with product MKHLMIFSVIFISSCLLPGCGFKSSHQQDHSSEGVIPDVLAPNGVSIPSEHPILPPVMAKSRQLFPLDKPKSELNLEAKAPANSSVLNPSSQTSRNKSKAEYREPKKSVPVGQRRIAHKSLSLSELRKKYDRTFILSGPVTEKKVALTFDDGPDEIFTRQVLDVLKQNNVNATFFVIGKRAEAHPEIIARMIREGHIVGNHSYTHADLSKLSISNFKKQIDDTQSILKPITGYIPKLLRPPYGAINEQQVRWAMDHGYLIINWNVDSLDWKGISADKVSHNVLSANRQGAIILQHCGGGEGEDLSGSVKAIPTIIRTLKSQGYEMVTIPELLHVSKNK from the coding sequence ATGAAGCATCTAATGATCTTTAGCGTTATCTTTATTTCAAGCTGCCTTCTGCCAGGCTGCGGGTTTAAGAGCAGTCATCAGCAAGATCACAGCAGTGAAGGCGTCATACCGGACGTACTTGCACCCAATGGGGTAAGTATACCTTCAGAGCATCCAATCCTGCCTCCGGTTATGGCTAAGTCGAGGCAGCTTTTCCCATTGGATAAGCCTAAGTCCGAGCTTAATCTAGAAGCCAAAGCCCCGGCTAATTCATCTGTGCTTAACCCGAGCTCTCAAACCAGCAGGAATAAAAGCAAAGCCGAGTATCGTGAACCCAAAAAATCAGTTCCGGTCGGGCAACGACGCATAGCCCATAAATCATTGTCTCTGTCGGAGCTCCGAAAAAAATATGACCGCACATTTATATTATCCGGACCCGTAACAGAGAAGAAAGTGGCCTTGACCTTTGACGATGGCCCTGATGAGATATTTACGCGGCAGGTTCTGGATGTCTTGAAGCAAAACAATGTAAATGCGACCTTCTTCGTGATTGGCAAACGCGCTGAGGCTCACCCTGAGATCATAGCCAGAATGATACGAGAAGGCCATATTGTCGGGAATCATTCATACACCCATGCAGACTTATCCAAGCTGTCCATATCAAACTTCAAGAAGCAGATCGACGATACGCAATCTATCCTGAAACCGATCACCGGGTATATACCGAAACTGCTTCGTCCTCCTTATGGGGCCATCAATGAGCAGCAGGTTCGCTGGGCCATGGACCATGGTTATCTGATCATCAATTGGAATGTAGATTCTTTAGATTGGAAAGGAATTAGCGCCGACAAGGTTTCTCATAATGTCCTATCTGCCAATCGTCAAGGCGCAATCATCCTGCAGCATTGCGGAGGAGGCGAAGGGGAAGACTTGTCAGGTTCCGTTAAAGCCATACCCACCATTATACGGACGTTGAAAAGCCAAGGCTACGAAATGGTAACCATCCCTGAGCTGCTGCATGTGTCCAAGAATAAATAG
- a CDS encoding 3D domain-containing protein — MKVQAMKATLAGLALSLSIAGFSMPAHAAQSSGTYVTGANDTFWLISKKLNINVNELMAANSSINPLNVYEGLTLTLPNGKKSTTGSKTKSTPAAPQTPANSVTTASGAPSSYSKVINAVATAYSEVAAENGGWAGVDYFGNPLKIGTVAVDPKVIPLGTKLYITGYSSPGLPKGGMYATATDIGGAIKGNRVDIFKPTSTGPVADFGFQNVKIYVLK, encoded by the coding sequence ATGAAAGTTCAAGCTATGAAGGCAACATTGGCCGGGCTTGCCTTAAGCCTGTCTATCGCTGGCTTTTCCATGCCCGCGCACGCCGCGCAATCTTCCGGGACATATGTAACCGGAGCAAACGATACCTTTTGGTTGATTTCGAAAAAGCTTAACATCAATGTGAATGAATTGATGGCAGCCAATTCATCGATCAACCCGCTTAATGTATACGAGGGATTGACTTTAACACTCCCTAACGGCAAGAAATCGACAACAGGATCCAAGACCAAGTCAACTCCTGCTGCCCCACAGACTCCGGCCAATTCGGTCACAACTGCTTCTGGAGCGCCATCGTCCTATAGCAAAGTGATTAACGCAGTTGCAACAGCTTACTCCGAGGTTGCAGCAGAAAATGGAGGTTGGGCAGGCGTTGATTACTTTGGTAATCCGCTGAAAATCGGGACTGTTGCTGTTGATCCCAAAGTCATTCCACTCGGGACCAAGTTATATATAACAGGGTATTCCTCGCCTGGTCTTCCTAAAGGTGGAATGTACGCTACCGCAACGGATATTGGCGGAGCGATTAAGGGTAACCGAGTCGATATATTCAAACCGACCTCAACGGGTCCTGTGGCAGATTTCGGTTTCCAAAATGTAAAAATCTACGTATTGAAGTAA
- a CDS encoding LD-carboxypeptidase, whose product MAIAPPRLRPGDTVGIVTLGSPLDPSIIQSSITTLENMGFQVVLGKYVYASDGFLAGTDQQRASDLMDMFNNPKVKLILPSRGGVGVAGILPHLNYNVIAAHPKIVSGYSDITVLLNTLYQFSDLITFSSLLLFDFRSSTPAYNFNQFFQVTSVVQTTHNIVNPPGVPLTARVSGNVTGPIVGGNITSIVDTLGTPYEIDTLGKILFLEETHEPVNRVYRMINHLILAGKFRDCIGIVMGQCTNCLDTYGKTYDDLINEVIVPLGKPLLSNLSAAHGVYKAAVPIGASVNLKTNPPTLTVLEPTVS is encoded by the coding sequence ATGGCAATAGCTCCGCCTAGGTTGCGGCCTGGAGATACAGTTGGAATTGTTACATTGGGGAGTCCACTGGATCCCTCTATCATTCAATCCAGTATTACGACATTAGAAAATATGGGATTCCAAGTTGTTTTGGGCAAGTATGTTTATGCGAGTGATGGTTTCCTTGCCGGAACGGATCAACAGAGAGCTTCCGACTTGATGGACATGTTTAATAATCCGAAAGTAAAATTGATCCTGCCATCCAGAGGAGGAGTTGGAGTCGCAGGTATTCTTCCTCACTTGAATTACAATGTGATAGCCGCACACCCGAAAATTGTGTCCGGCTACAGCGATATTACAGTACTATTAAACACCTTGTATCAATTTTCCGATTTGATCACGTTCTCGAGCTTGCTACTGTTTGATTTCAGGAGCAGCACTCCAGCATATAATTTTAATCAATTTTTTCAAGTTACCTCTGTCGTTCAGACCACGCATAATATTGTCAATCCTCCCGGGGTTCCGCTGACAGCCAGAGTATCGGGTAATGTCACGGGACCCATTGTCGGGGGCAATATTACTTCCATTGTCGATACTTTAGGTACACCGTATGAAATAGATACTCTCGGAAAAATTTTATTCCTGGAAGAAACGCATGAGCCCGTCAATAGAGTATACAGGATGATCAATCATTTGATATTGGCAGGGAAATTTAGAGACTGCATCGGTATCGTCATGGGGCAATGTACGAATTGCCTGGACACTTATGGCAAAACCTATGATGATTTGATCAATGAAGTGATCGTACCTCTGGGCAAGCCGCTTCTTTCAAATTTGTCGGCCGCGCATGGGGTTTATAAGGCGGCCGTTCCAATAGGAGCAAGTGTTAATCTCAAAACCAATCCACCCACGTTAACGGTTCTTGAACCTACAGTTAGCTAG
- a CDS encoding YjcZ family sporulation protein, with translation MSYPVAGAGYGTSTAAILVLFILLVIISCTFAW, from the coding sequence ATGTCATATCCAGTAGCTGGAGCAGGTTACGGAACTAGCACTGCAGCAATTTTGGTTCTCTTTATTCTGTTGGTCATCATTTCGTGTACATTTGCTTGGTAA
- the ald gene encoding alanine dehydrogenase: MIIGVPKEIKNNENRVALTPAGVNSFIKAGHQVLIETHAGMGSSFLNEDYAAAGALVVDQAVDVWSRADMIMKVKEPLPSEYAYFRKDLILFTYLHLAAEPALAQALVDYGVTAIAYETVEVNGALPLLLPMSEVAGRMSAQIGAQFLEKPHGGKGVLLSGVPGVRRGKVTVIGGGVVGTNAAKIAAGLGADVTVIDLNPDRLRQLDDIFGTSIHTLVSNPSNIAEAVAESDLVIGAVLIPGAKAPKLVTEDMVKAMSPGSVIVDVAIDQGGIFATVDRITTHDNPTYTKHGVIHYAVANMPGAVPRTSTLALTNVTVPYGLQIASKGLKQSIQDNRGLKLGVNAAGGCITHEAVARDLGYTYKSVEQAIN, from the coding sequence ATGATCATCGGAGTACCCAAGGAAATCAAGAATAATGAAAATCGCGTCGCCCTCACACCGGCCGGCGTTAATTCTTTCATTAAAGCTGGTCATCAAGTATTGATCGAAACCCATGCGGGAATGGGGAGCAGTTTTCTCAACGAGGATTATGCGGCGGCAGGCGCTCTGGTTGTCGATCAAGCCGTAGATGTGTGGTCAAGAGCAGATATGATTATGAAGGTGAAAGAGCCTCTTCCCTCCGAGTATGCCTATTTTCGAAAGGACTTAATTTTATTTACATATCTGCACCTGGCTGCAGAACCCGCATTAGCCCAAGCTTTAGTTGATTATGGCGTAACAGCCATCGCGTATGAGACGGTCGAAGTGAATGGCGCATTGCCGCTTTTACTGCCTATGAGTGAGGTAGCAGGCCGCATGTCTGCGCAGATAGGGGCCCAATTTCTGGAGAAACCGCATGGTGGAAAAGGCGTTCTGCTCAGTGGAGTTCCCGGGGTGAGACGCGGTAAGGTGACCGTGATTGGCGGGGGCGTTGTTGGCACGAATGCGGCCAAGATCGCCGCAGGTCTCGGAGCGGACGTAACCGTGATTGACCTGAACCCGGATCGTCTTCGTCAATTGGATGACATATTCGGTACAAGTATTCACACTTTAGTGTCAAATCCGTCCAATATCGCTGAAGCTGTGGCGGAATCGGATCTTGTCATCGGAGCGGTATTAATTCCGGGAGCAAAGGCGCCGAAGCTTGTAACCGAGGACATGGTGAAAGCCATGAGCCCGGGTTCCGTTATTGTGGACGTCGCGATTGATCAAGGCGGTATATTTGCAACCGTGGACCGCATCACGACCCATGATAATCCAACGTATACCAAGCACGGGGTCATTCATTACGCAGTTGCCAATATGCCAGGAGCTGTTCCAAGAACATCTACCCTTGCCTTAACGAATGTAACCGTCCCTTATGGACTGCAGATTGCAAGCAAGGGTCTCAAGCAGTCCATTCAAGATAACCGTGGTCTTAAACTCGGGGTTAATGCTGCAGGCGGCTGCATCACGCATGAAGCTGTGGCCAGAGATTTGGGCTATACCTACAAATCGGTTGAGCAAGCCATCAATTAG